One part of the Polyangiaceae bacterium genome encodes these proteins:
- a CDS encoding PocR ligand-binding domain-containing protein — translation MSASTTERTLDELTLDSKLSLEDLVDRGALREMVHSFYELFRIPLRIYSEDGVMLSDVSEQPAIYAYLNEFRGSREALLALVQRVKGIDPKVEGEISQPCITGAVYQVFAIQYDGRQIGRLILGPFRSPEHREVPRELLELDPGLELAKLKPLLGQLPLAGHDTVAHIARHLKGALDLILFSGHKALLTTNMHLASVRESFRELQEKNAKLQDAYNRLKELDRLKSNFLATVSHELRTPLTSIIGYSEMLAEGIAGDMTDEQKEFVTTIHDKGEQLLELIMGLLDLSKLESGTMSLNRREIDVEPLLQDVANTLQPTARKKGVNLVARDSLGLPGIWADPERLRQVLLNLTENAIKFTPEGGTVELSADGSFMDVDNDDADGGGMVLFSNKRPAVDLIVTDSGIGIPDHEKQRVFDAFYQVDGSSTREAGGTGLGLSIVKRLVDAHDGRIDIRDNEPHGAQFVVTLPRRRASLSG, via the coding sequence ATGAGCGCTAGCACCACCGAGCGCACTCTCGACGAGCTCACGCTGGATTCGAAGCTGAGCCTCGAGGACCTCGTCGATCGCGGTGCCCTACGCGAGATGGTGCACAGCTTCTACGAGCTCTTCCGAATTCCGCTGCGCATCTACAGCGAGGACGGCGTGATGCTCAGCGACGTCTCGGAGCAGCCCGCGATCTACGCCTACCTGAACGAGTTCCGGGGATCTCGCGAAGCGCTGCTCGCTCTGGTTCAGCGGGTCAAGGGCATCGACCCGAAGGTCGAAGGGGAGATCTCCCAACCCTGCATCACCGGCGCCGTCTACCAAGTGTTCGCCATCCAATATGATGGGCGCCAGATTGGTCGGCTGATCCTCGGGCCCTTCCGCTCCCCGGAACACCGAGAGGTTCCACGGGAGCTCCTGGAGCTCGATCCGGGGTTAGAGCTTGCGAAACTCAAGCCGCTACTCGGTCAGCTGCCCCTCGCCGGGCACGACACGGTGGCCCACATCGCGCGTCACCTGAAGGGTGCACTCGATCTGATCCTGTTCAGCGGGCACAAGGCGCTGCTCACCACCAACATGCACCTCGCGAGCGTGCGTGAGAGCTTCCGTGAGCTGCAGGAGAAGAATGCGAAGCTGCAGGATGCGTACAACCGCTTGAAGGAGCTCGACCGCCTGAAAAGCAACTTCCTCGCGACCGTGTCCCATGAACTCCGCACACCCCTGACGTCCATCATCGGCTACAGCGAAATGCTCGCGGAGGGCATCGCGGGGGACATGACCGACGAACAGAAAGAGTTCGTCACCACGATCCACGACAAGGGTGAACAGCTGCTCGAGCTCATCATGGGCTTGCTCGACCTCTCCAAGCTGGAGAGCGGCACGATGAGCCTCAACCGCCGTGAGATTGATGTCGAGCCGCTGCTGCAAGACGTTGCGAACACCTTGCAACCTACCGCGCGGAAAAAAGGCGTGAACCTCGTCGCCCGAGACTCCCTCGGGCTGCCTGGGATCTGGGCGGATCCAGAGCGCCTGCGTCAGGTTCTGCTGAACCTGACTGAGAACGCCATCAAGTTCACGCCGGAGGGCGGCACGGTGGAGCTCTCGGCTGATGGTAGCTTCATGGATGTCGACAACGACGACGCCGATGGTGGCGGCATGGTGCTCTTCAGCAACAAGCGGCCCGCGGTGGACCTGATCGTGACCGACTCGGGCATCGGCATTCCAGATCACGAGAAGCAGCGAGTATTCGACGCCTTCTATCAGGTAGATGGCAGCTCGACGCGGGAAGCAGGCGGCACGGGCCTGGGACTCTCGATCGTCAAGCGCCTCGTTGACGCGCACGATGGACGCATCGACATCCGCGACAACGAGCCCCACGGTGCCCAGTTCGTGGTCACGTTACCGCGGCGCCGTGCCAGTCTCTCGGGATGA
- a CDS encoding gliding motility protein encodes MQLDFAARELTVKLVYYGPALSGKTTNLQALHQASDTESSGRLMTLETKDDRTLFFDLLPLTFKGTGGLSVRLKVFTVPGQVIHASTRRLVVQGADGVAFIADSQENETQHNAESFMDLKENLKANGLLLKQMPLIIQFNKRDLRNIRSDEEIAKLAAQGREPVYLAVATRGEGVVESFIGLLHLTMSHLDAEHDLTGKFGISTQGLLEEVNQKLGMRKPVSEVLSAAVGGALDVLRPVEDEG; translated from the coding sequence GTGCAACTGGATTTCGCCGCGCGAGAGCTGACCGTCAAGCTCGTGTACTACGGGCCGGCGCTCAGCGGTAAGACCACCAATCTGCAGGCGTTGCATCAGGCTTCTGACACCGAGAGTTCCGGGCGTCTGATGACCCTCGAGACGAAGGACGACCGCACGCTGTTCTTCGATCTGTTGCCGCTGACCTTTAAGGGTACCGGGGGCCTGAGCGTGCGGCTCAAGGTCTTCACCGTCCCGGGTCAGGTGATTCACGCTTCAACCCGCCGCTTGGTCGTTCAGGGCGCGGACGGCGTCGCGTTCATTGCGGACAGTCAAGAGAACGAGACTCAGCACAATGCCGAGTCCTTCATGGACTTGAAAGAGAACCTCAAGGCGAACGGTCTGCTGCTCAAGCAGATGCCGCTCATCATCCAGTTCAACAAACGCGATCTGAGGAACATCCGCAGCGACGAAGAGATCGCGAAGCTCGCCGCACAAGGTCGTGAACCGGTCTACCTCGCGGTAGCCACTCGCGGTGAGGGCGTGGTGGAGAGCTTCATCGGCCTGCTGCATCTCACGATGAGCCACCTCGACGCCGAGCACGATCTGACAGGTAAGTTCGGCATCAGCACTCAGGGGCTGCTTGAAGAGGTCAACCAGAAGCTCGGCATGCGAAAGCCCGTCAGCGAGGTGCTATCGGCCGCGGTCGGAGGCGCTCTAGACGTGCTTCGCCCGGTGGAGGACGAGGGATGA
- the argH gene encoding argininosuccinate lyase, with product MSVARGGRLAAADQAMLELNQSVEVDKRLWREDIDGSLAHVGGLEGAGILSASEAQALRDGLAQVAREIESGQMQWDPIKEDVHMNIESRLVEIVGPVGGKLHTARSRNDQVATDLRLFAKRRGLEILEALDGLAGVILQRAEEQIDVLMPAYTHLQRGQPSRLSHHLMAWQEMLWRDRGRLQDAIQRMDESPLGAGAVAGTGFKLDRHGVAQSLGFGAPMRNSLDATASRDFLMELVAALAILGVHLSRIGEEIVLWSSSEFGFMELSDGFSTSSSMMPQKKNPDVAELVRGKAALLIGATTSLMVLEKSLCFGYGRELQDDKRPLFDSCDNARIALNALAGAIETARFNGARLEGALERGHLTATDLADYLVTQGVPFREAHHVVGGLVRRASELGVELATLSADELKAAHPSLEGPEVAAALDPRTAVERRALFGGPAKARVQEAIFDARQRWA from the coding sequence ATGAGTGTTGCGCGCGGTGGCCGCCTGGCGGCGGCAGATCAGGCCATGCTGGAGTTGAACCAGAGCGTGGAGGTGGACAAGCGCTTGTGGCGTGAGGACATCGACGGCTCCTTGGCCCACGTGGGCGGCCTGGAAGGCGCGGGGATCCTCAGCGCGAGCGAGGCCCAAGCACTGCGTGACGGCTTGGCTCAAGTGGCACGTGAGATCGAGTCCGGTCAGATGCAGTGGGACCCGATCAAAGAAGACGTGCATATGAATATCGAGTCGCGCTTGGTGGAGATCGTCGGACCGGTTGGGGGCAAGCTCCACACCGCGCGCTCGCGCAACGATCAGGTCGCGACGGACTTGAGGCTCTTCGCGAAGCGCCGCGGCCTCGAGATCTTGGAGGCGCTCGATGGCTTGGCTGGAGTGATCCTGCAGCGCGCGGAAGAGCAGATAGACGTGCTGATGCCTGCCTATACCCACCTGCAGCGCGGACAGCCGAGCCGCCTCTCGCATCACTTGATGGCCTGGCAGGAGATGCTGTGGCGGGATCGAGGTCGACTGCAGGACGCGATCCAGCGCATGGACGAGAGCCCCCTCGGCGCGGGAGCGGTAGCTGGCACCGGCTTCAAGCTCGACCGCCATGGCGTGGCCCAAAGCTTGGGCTTTGGTGCGCCGATGCGCAACTCGCTGGATGCTACCGCGAGCCGTGATTTCCTCATGGAATTGGTGGCGGCGCTCGCCATCCTCGGCGTGCACCTGTCGCGCATTGGCGAGGAAATCGTGCTCTGGAGCAGCTCCGAGTTCGGCTTCATGGAGCTCTCCGATGGTTTCTCCACCAGCTCGTCAATGATGCCGCAGAAGAAGAACCCGGACGTCGCCGAGCTGGTACGTGGGAAGGCGGCGCTCCTGATCGGAGCCACCACGAGCCTGATGGTGCTGGAGAAGAGCCTTTGTTTTGGCTACGGGCGCGAGCTGCAAGACGACAAGCGGCCGCTCTTCGACTCCTGTGACAACGCGCGAATCGCGCTGAATGCGTTGGCCGGCGCCATCGAGACCGCCCGCTTCAACGGGGCTCGCCTCGAGGGTGCACTGGAGCGCGGCCACCTCACGGCCACGGATCTGGCGGACTACTTGGTGACTCAAGGGGTGCCCTTTCGCGAGGCGCACCACGTGGTCGGTGGGCTGGTGCGTCGAGCGTCGGAGTTGGGGGTTGAGCTCGCCACGCTGTCAGCTGACGAGCTGAAAGCGGCGCATCCAAGCCTCGAGGGGCCAGAAGTGGCAGCGGCGCTGGATCCCCGAACGGCTGTCGAGCGCCGCGCGCTCTTCGGTGGACCTGCCAAGGCGCGAGTGCAAGAGGCGATCTTCGACGCGCGGCAGCGCTGGGCCTAG
- a CDS encoding dynamin family protein — MSEELREFEARRGELLGVLEEGAKLAREVGSDSLAERMEAQAMERLRSGSFHLVVVGEFNHGKTSFVNALLGKQLLPVGVTPTTAVIHHVVHGEEPSARLVFADGSESALDVAELSRFSAQDTETSEDVRNSGVRDRPPSYLELRYPSALLESSITLVDTPGVNDLSLTRAEITYGYIPRSDAVLFLLDAGQPLKESERRFLEQQLLERSRDKILFVVTKADIWSPEEREQALGYIEGRLKKLVKNPKLFAVSAQEALAGRGGDVEQLVGYLKRFLAEERGKILLDNAAIEGQRALGALSHGVEARRRSSALSLVQLERRITALEQELEGNARSIEDRRLEIREAAGAIKTGARKDLQHFVDDTLARLPVLLAEASGEEVRLHLGAFVEQGFRDFLERETRSMAQDLEGLADRMVALLSEEQALKAAELAEALGGSLRAPNVEVDTFAYDFGILAVMTVGLGTLFANALLGGALLVAAPALALWQRGRTEREIKRRAQELLPAALQGAADEVAQALDGMVDAFTKALDEWIVSAMRQLHVELVEVLRKTRAERLEESRDREALAQQAADLAQRLLGLQQALAGFRLELPVAAG; from the coding sequence ATGAGCGAGGAACTCAGGGAGTTCGAGGCTCGCCGTGGTGAGCTGCTCGGTGTCCTAGAAGAGGGCGCGAAGCTCGCGCGAGAGGTGGGGTCGGACAGCCTCGCGGAGCGGATGGAAGCCCAGGCGATGGAGCGCCTTCGCTCTGGCAGCTTCCACTTGGTGGTCGTCGGTGAGTTCAACCACGGCAAGACCAGCTTCGTGAACGCGCTGCTTGGCAAGCAGCTGTTGCCCGTGGGCGTGACGCCCACGACAGCGGTGATTCATCACGTGGTGCATGGCGAGGAGCCGAGCGCGCGCCTCGTATTCGCTGATGGGAGCGAGAGCGCCCTGGACGTCGCTGAGCTCAGTCGCTTCAGCGCGCAGGACACAGAGACATCGGAGGACGTTCGCAACAGCGGTGTGCGCGATCGGCCGCCGAGCTACCTCGAGCTTCGCTATCCATCGGCACTGCTCGAGAGCTCCATCACCCTGGTGGACACCCCCGGGGTCAACGATCTGTCGCTGACCCGCGCGGAAATCACCTACGGCTACATCCCACGCTCGGACGCCGTGCTGTTCTTGCTGGATGCGGGGCAACCGTTGAAGGAGAGCGAGCGCCGCTTCCTCGAACAGCAGCTGCTCGAGCGTTCTCGCGACAAGATCCTCTTCGTCGTCACCAAGGCGGATATTTGGAGCCCTGAAGAGCGCGAGCAGGCGCTCGGCTACATCGAGGGGCGCCTGAAGAAGCTGGTCAAGAATCCGAAGCTCTTCGCCGTGAGCGCCCAGGAGGCGCTGGCGGGCAGGGGCGGCGACGTCGAGCAGCTGGTTGGCTACCTCAAGCGGTTCCTCGCGGAAGAGCGCGGGAAGATCCTGCTGGACAACGCGGCGATCGAAGGCCAGCGCGCCCTTGGGGCGTTGAGCCATGGTGTCGAGGCGCGCCGACGCAGCAGCGCTCTCAGCCTGGTGCAGCTCGAGCGACGAATCACGGCCCTGGAGCAAGAACTCGAAGGCAACGCCCGGAGCATCGAAGACCGGCGCCTCGAAATCCGTGAGGCGGCGGGCGCGATCAAGACGGGGGCGCGCAAGGACCTGCAGCATTTCGTTGACGACACGCTAGCTCGCTTGCCAGTGCTGCTCGCAGAAGCCTCAGGAGAAGAGGTGCGCCTGCATCTCGGGGCGTTCGTCGAGCAGGGCTTCCGCGACTTTCTGGAGCGCGAGACGCGCAGCATGGCGCAAGATCTCGAGGGGCTGGCGGATCGCATGGTGGCACTGCTCAGCGAAGAGCAGGCGCTGAAGGCCGCGGAGCTCGCGGAGGCACTTGGTGGATCGTTGAGGGCGCCGAACGTGGAGGTCGACACCTTTGCGTATGATTTTGGGATCCTCGCGGTAATGACCGTCGGGCTAGGGACGCTGTTCGCCAATGCGCTGCTCGGCGGCGCGCTCTTGGTCGCTGCACCGGCGCTCGCGTTGTGGCAGCGAGGTCGCACCGAACGAGAGATCAAGCGCCGCGCGCAGGAGCTGTTGCCCGCCGCGTTGCAGGGCGCGGCGGACGAAGTAGCTCAAGCCTTGGATGGCATGGTGGATGCCTTCACCAAGGCGCTCGATGAGTGGATCGTCAGTGCCATGCGCCAGCTGCACGTGGAGCTCGTTGAGGTGCTGCGCAAGACACGCGCCGAGCGCCTAGAGGAGTCTCGGGATCGCGAGGCACTGGCTCAGCAAGCCGCCGACCTCGCTCAGCGCTTGCTCGGGCTGCAGCAGGCGCTAGCGGGCTTTCGTCTCGAGCTGCCCGTAGCTGCCGGTTGA
- a CDS encoding M48 family metallopeptidase: MSDTQHGEANGQRGQARDFRAFIASRSGKLPNGGSAEEVGPSEPGYAYVSDRATRAVFDKLVPMQLAVEAAVRAFWHLELGRLLGGAVKVGPKQFPRVDRITQECAGILGIAAPSVYVVNSPYLNAATYGTKQHSFVMVHSALVDHLSDAELMSVIGHECGHIHNQHVTYMTALRMIESVGGRFSALFSLGLSLSLQAWSRRAEITCDRAALLCCQDLDVATRALAKLALGSKKLYEELDVEVFLEQYGEMQGNVGRISEIFSSHPWLPKRVLALRKFAGSDYFQNHMRPAEGGGSEGTPLGEVDREVEEIVKVLG; encoded by the coding sequence GTGAGCGACACTCAGCACGGCGAAGCAAATGGCCAGCGCGGGCAAGCGCGCGACTTTCGCGCGTTCATCGCGTCACGCAGCGGAAAGCTACCGAACGGCGGGAGCGCAGAGGAAGTCGGGCCGAGCGAACCCGGCTACGCCTACGTCTCGGATCGAGCGACCCGTGCGGTGTTCGACAAGCTTGTACCCATGCAGCTCGCGGTGGAGGCGGCGGTGCGGGCGTTCTGGCACTTGGAGCTGGGGCGTCTACTCGGTGGCGCCGTCAAGGTCGGCCCAAAGCAGTTTCCGCGAGTCGATCGCATCACTCAGGAGTGCGCCGGGATCCTCGGTATCGCGGCACCGAGCGTGTACGTGGTGAATAGCCCGTACCTGAACGCGGCGACCTACGGCACGAAACAGCACTCGTTCGTCATGGTGCACTCGGCGCTCGTGGATCACCTATCCGACGCCGAGCTGATGAGCGTGATTGGCCACGAGTGCGGCCACATTCACAACCAGCACGTGACTTACATGACCGCGCTGCGCATGATCGAGAGCGTCGGCGGTCGCTTCAGCGCGCTGTTCAGCCTCGGGCTGAGCCTCTCGTTGCAAGCCTGGTCTCGCCGCGCGGAAATAACCTGCGATCGCGCGGCGCTGCTGTGCTGTCAGGACCTGGACGTCGCAACTCGGGCCTTGGCAAAGCTCGCGCTGGGCTCCAAGAAGCTCTACGAAGAGCTCGACGTGGAAGTGTTCCTCGAGCAATACGGCGAAATGCAGGGCAATGTCGGTCGCATCAGTGAGATCTTCTCGAGCCACCCATGGTTACCGAAGCGGGTGCTCGCGCTGCGCAAGTTCGCCGGCAGCGACTACTTCCAGAACCACATGCGGCCCGCTGAGGGTGGCGGCAGCGAAGGCACACCCCTCGGAGAAGTCGATCGCGAGGTCGAAGAAATCGTGAAGGTGCTCGGATGA
- a CDS encoding c-type cytochrome: MAIVKSKGHTLALVADADQRALATFDLDERRQVAVTPLGVTPSQLLVLADGRVAVTLQDANRVAVFEITAIARPLELRCSARVPSEPFGLAATGDTLLVTSSWDRQLSALDPDSLDTKYRVALEREPRAVLALGDRAFVSHAVGSRVSVVDLAGDLHQARRISLDTDGNFSTRKLTQGFALALARLGEGKRLFAPGAAAFSGNPVISHGYGSLRVRAHLPLVSVIDPAAETSLTRFAHEGAASPDHWDHVGGWGEECTLPRAATSARDKLYVACQGTNTLLELDARASDPIRVESRRFPLPAGPSGVALAGTRAAVWSQFAGELALVDLGRSGREAVTRITSWRAPQARYTAEQLRGRELFHNTFDLRFSLDGRTCASCHPDGRDDGLTWSTPDGPRQSIMLAGRIQGTAPLGWFGDHRDLDHHLELTFRALGGRGLNAPESKQDLAALKAWLAVMPAPHRTETDRGSAKYQRGAALFFSEETGCARCHVAGGSDNQRHDVKSGRPVESHFEFDTPSLSFVGGTAPYFHDGRYPTLQILLRATDTQMGHSAQLDREDIEALSAFLQSLDGAPAVKFKPSSVANWTQESHALAMPPPRKLGRRSLARLQRDVHPPQLPVKSESLDLEALPLFEVGPEDKRYPRPLTRPSAVEADDLVLSFTNFKRREDALARGGDDVRLAVKDAAFGWIQESLDRQPVRADLRGGVMAHCSPSYEFYSGVAWKTLKLDPDGNIQLDAATGWLSRRECRVWVTSRVRATAKAIIPGLLYGFRTRCKGCSTDQLHLLTPDDNWGNDAFAEHTLAIERSTSQNLDLAIGRDKMRRWRKLGVVTDYKRPTFGVQLSWAASEPKPIAIYFVAERER; encoded by the coding sequence GTGGCGATCGTGAAATCGAAGGGGCACACGCTGGCGCTGGTCGCCGATGCCGACCAACGCGCGCTCGCCACGTTTGACCTGGATGAACGACGACAGGTCGCCGTCACCCCGCTGGGCGTGACCCCGTCTCAGCTCTTGGTGCTCGCGGATGGTCGCGTCGCAGTCACACTCCAAGACGCGAATCGCGTCGCTGTGTTCGAGATCACCGCCATCGCCAGGCCCCTCGAGCTGCGCTGCTCCGCCAGGGTGCCGAGCGAGCCCTTCGGCCTCGCAGCAACCGGAGACACGCTCCTGGTAACCAGCAGCTGGGACCGCCAGCTGAGCGCTCTCGATCCAGATTCCTTGGACACCAAGTACCGCGTCGCCTTGGAGCGCGAGCCACGAGCGGTGCTGGCGCTCGGCGACCGCGCCTTCGTCTCCCACGCCGTTGGCAGTCGTGTCTCCGTGGTGGACCTGGCAGGCGACCTACATCAAGCGCGACGTATCTCCCTCGACACCGACGGAAATTTTTCCACCAGGAAACTAACTCAGGGATTCGCGCTGGCCCTGGCCCGCCTGGGCGAAGGCAAGCGGCTGTTCGCCCCCGGGGCAGCCGCCTTCTCGGGCAACCCAGTCATCAGCCACGGCTACGGCAGCCTCCGCGTGCGCGCACACCTGCCACTGGTCAGCGTGATCGACCCCGCCGCGGAAACTTCCCTCACTCGCTTCGCCCACGAAGGTGCAGCGTCCCCAGACCACTGGGACCACGTGGGCGGCTGGGGGGAAGAGTGCACCCTGCCACGCGCAGCGACCAGCGCCCGCGACAAGCTCTACGTGGCGTGCCAGGGCACCAACACGTTGCTCGAGCTCGACGCGCGCGCATCCGATCCAATCCGTGTGGAATCACGGCGCTTTCCACTTCCCGCCGGCCCGAGCGGCGTGGCGCTCGCGGGCACTCGCGCGGCAGTTTGGTCGCAGTTCGCAGGAGAGCTCGCCCTCGTCGACCTCGGGAGGTCGGGGCGCGAAGCCGTCACGCGAATCACCAGCTGGCGCGCACCGCAGGCGCGCTACACCGCCGAGCAGCTGCGCGGGCGCGAGCTCTTCCACAACACCTTTGATCTACGGTTCTCCCTCGATGGCCGCACCTGCGCGAGCTGTCACCCCGATGGGCGAGACGACGGCCTCACGTGGTCTACCCCAGACGGCCCGCGCCAGAGCATCATGCTCGCGGGTCGTATCCAAGGCACGGCGCCGCTTGGCTGGTTCGGCGACCACCGCGACTTGGATCATCACCTGGAGCTGACGTTTCGTGCCCTGGGAGGTCGCGGCTTGAACGCCCCCGAGTCCAAGCAAGACCTCGCGGCGCTCAAGGCCTGGCTAGCCGTGATGCCCGCACCTCACCGTACGGAAACAGACCGAGGCTCGGCGAAGTACCAGCGCGGCGCAGCCCTGTTCTTCAGTGAGGAGACCGGGTGCGCGAGGTGCCACGTGGCAGGTGGCAGCGACAATCAGCGCCACGACGTGAAGAGCGGCAGACCCGTCGAGAGCCACTTCGAGTTCGACACCCCATCGCTCAGCTTCGTCGGGGGCACCGCTCCCTATTTTCACGACGGTCGCTATCCGACGCTGCAAATCCTGCTGCGCGCAACCGACACCCAGATGGGCCACAGCGCCCAGCTCGACCGCGAAGACATCGAAGCGCTGAGCGCCTTCCTCCAGAGCCTGGACGGAGCCCCTGCCGTGAAGTTCAAGCCGTCATCCGTTGCGAACTGGACTCAAGAGAGCCACGCGCTCGCGATGCCCCCACCGCGCAAGCTGGGCAGGCGCAGCCTCGCTCGCCTCCAGCGCGACGTGCATCCGCCTCAGCTCCCGGTGAAGTCCGAGTCACTCGACCTCGAAGCGCTCCCGCTCTTCGAAGTCGGCCCCGAAGACAAGCGCTACCCACGGCCGCTCACCCGGCCGTCCGCAGTGGAGGCGGACGACTTGGTGCTCTCCTTCACGAACTTCAAACGTCGCGAAGACGCGCTAGCGCGCGGCGGTGACGACGTACGTCTCGCGGTGAAGGATGCGGCGTTTGGCTGGATCCAGGAGTCCCTGGACCGGCAACCCGTGCGCGCGGATCTGCGCGGCGGTGTGATGGCGCACTGCTCGCCGAGCTACGAGTTCTACTCGGGCGTCGCATGGAAGACTCTCAAGCTCGATCCCGACGGCAACATCCAGTTGGACGCAGCGACCGGCTGGCTCAGTCGTCGCGAGTGCCGAGTCTGGGTCACGAGTCGCGTGCGGGCCACGGCCAAGGCGATCATCCCTGGCTTGCTCTATGGCTTCCGCACTCGCTGCAAAGGCTGCAGCACCGACCAGCTCCACCTGCTCACCCCCGACGACAACTGGGGGAATGACGCCTTCGCCGAACACACGCTCGCTATCGAACGGAGCACGAGCCAGAACCTCGATCTGGCCATCGGTCGCGACAAGATGCGCCGCTGGAGAAAGCTCGGCGTAGTGACTGACTACAAGCGCCCAACGTTCGGAGTCCAGCTGAGCTGGGCCGCGAGCGAGCCAAAGCCCATCGCGATCTATTTCGTCGCAGAGCGCGAGCGCTAG
- a CDS encoding homoserine kinase yields MALLTPLDRSAAAAIVQGYGLELTGFEPLAAGSVNSNFRVDTAQGRFFLRIYEEQPEAGALRELELLRGLAAAGVPTTVPPLRLDGASVSHHQGKPVALYPWVEGDIVCTERADAQRCEAVSAALARVHLAGASLPQQPASRFDVDALRQRLSLIQRDASSELCRAAKEIEALLPGVEQARVPDLPQGLIHGDLFRDNVLWSGDEVAALIDFESASQGVFAFDLMVLILSWCFRDHFDHDRVRAMLRGYQRVRPLSAEERRGLGGEGALACLRFATTRITDFSMRAAPGKPPVRDYRRFLQRLDELAQPELRELLERG; encoded by the coding sequence ATGGCGCTCCTCACCCCCCTCGATCGATCCGCTGCCGCTGCCATCGTCCAGGGCTACGGCCTGGAGCTCACCGGCTTCGAGCCGCTCGCTGCTGGGAGCGTCAACTCGAATTTTCGCGTCGATACCGCCCAGGGGCGCTTTTTCTTGCGGATATACGAGGAGCAGCCGGAGGCGGGGGCCCTGCGTGAGCTGGAGCTGTTGCGGGGGCTCGCGGCGGCGGGCGTGCCGACCACGGTGCCGCCGCTGCGCCTCGATGGGGCAAGCGTGTCGCACCACCAAGGCAAGCCCGTCGCGCTCTACCCATGGGTCGAGGGAGACATCGTGTGCACGGAACGAGCCGATGCACAGCGCTGCGAAGCCGTGTCTGCAGCGCTGGCACGCGTGCATTTGGCCGGCGCGAGCTTGCCGCAGCAACCAGCGAGTCGCTTCGACGTGGACGCTCTGCGGCAGCGCCTGAGCCTGATTCAGCGCGACGCCTCCTCAGAGCTTTGCCGTGCGGCAAAGGAGATCGAGGCGCTGCTGCCAGGGGTCGAACAGGCGCGGGTTCCCGACTTGCCCCAGGGTTTGATCCACGGGGATCTGTTCCGAGACAACGTGCTCTGGAGCGGCGACGAGGTCGCCGCGCTGATCGACTTCGAGAGCGCTTCTCAAGGCGTGTTCGCTTTCGACCTGATGGTGCTCATCCTGTCCTGGTGCTTCCGCGATCATTTCGATCACGACCGCGTACGAGCGATGCTCCGGGGCTACCAGCGCGTGCGTCCGCTGAGCGCCGAGGAGCGCAGGGGTTTGGGGGGAGAGGGAGCCCTTGCGTGTCTGCGCTTCGCCACCACCCGGATCACCGACTTTTCGATGCGGGCAGCACCGGGCAAGCCGCCAGTCCGAGACTACCGCCGCTTCCTGCAGCGCCTCGACGAACTGGCGCAGCCTGAACTCCGCGAGCTGCTCGAGCGCGGCTGA
- a CDS encoding DUF4352 domain-containing protein — MRSSSIRAVTSLVALASVTAQLGCSAKPAHPESVVIAAPIATSSADEPAAPVPQRADARRRKAGSLRIGETAHRLGFDLTLTAMAECEARYYEKSALKKAGQRLVGIEMTFEATSDTPFTPAPYNMRLIDSEGLPHTYSFRGTCEPRLQSSTLEETGTRSSGWVTFEVATGSTDLEFRYELDSDKVIEYDLGT; from the coding sequence ATGCGTTCCTCCTCGATTCGCGCGGTGACTTCGTTAGTCGCCCTAGCTTCGGTGACAGCACAACTCGGCTGTTCCGCGAAACCCGCACATCCTGAGTCCGTGGTCATCGCCGCCCCCATTGCGACCTCGAGCGCCGACGAGCCGGCGGCCCCTGTTCCCCAGAGAGCCGACGCGAGGCGCCGGAAGGCTGGCAGCCTGAGGATCGGCGAGACGGCGCACCGACTTGGCTTCGATCTCACGCTCACCGCAATGGCCGAGTGTGAGGCTCGGTACTACGAAAAGAGCGCGCTCAAGAAGGCCGGGCAGCGGTTGGTGGGAATCGAGATGACCTTCGAAGCCACGAGCGACACGCCGTTCACTCCTGCACCGTACAACATGAGGCTCATCGACTCCGAAGGGCTGCCCCACACGTACAGCTTTCGCGGCACCTGCGAACCCCGGCTTCAGAGCTCCACTCTCGAGGAAACGGGCACGCGGTCTTCGGGTTGGGTCACCTTCGAAGTCGCCACCGGATCCACCGATCTCGAGTTTCGCTACGAGCTCGATTCGGACAAGGTCATCGAGTACGACCTCGGCACGTAG